In one window of Leptospira sp. GIMC2001 DNA:
- a CDS encoding FMN-binding glutamate synthase family protein yields METIWNWILTYPFYTLGIGFLTFLVVIFIKDISQTHHTIKHNFPVVGHLRYFLEMIGPELRQYWVANDKEERPFDRTERRWIYATAKGQNSNFGFGTTEQQYEPGYPIIKHKAFPYPESRAFKILDDPTCIPCLKVIGEFNKRKYPYRPYSILNISAMSFGSLSKNAVLAINKGAHIAGAFHNTGEGGLSPYHLNGADVVWQMGTGYFGARDANGRFNINVLKEKIGSTPHVRAIEIKLSQGAKPGKGGILPGVKVNKEIARIRHVEIGKDCISPNSHSEFSSVPEMIDFIEMIASETGLPVGIKSAVGEIEFWIDLAKEMKKRKKGPDFIAIDGGEGGTGAAPLTYADHVSLPFKIAFQRVYTTFQQYGVSERIVWIGAGKLGFPDRAVVAIAMGCDLIYVAREVMLSIGCIQAEKCHTDHCPAGVATQNWWLQKGLNPTSKSQRAGKYLQGFRKELLSLAHSCGYEHPSQFTGKDIEISMGMNRFITLEDQLGYKRDDCKFTKMEDYANFPAR; encoded by the coding sequence ATGGAAACAATTTGGAACTGGATTTTAACATATCCTTTTTATACACTAGGAATCGGATTTTTAACTTTTTTAGTTGTAATATTTATAAAAGATATTTCACAAACTCATCATACAATTAAGCACAATTTTCCTGTTGTTGGTCATCTTAGATATTTCTTGGAAATGATTGGTCCAGAACTGCGACAGTATTGGGTCGCAAACGATAAGGAAGAAAGACCTTTCGATCGAACTGAGCGTCGCTGGATATATGCAACTGCTAAAGGACAAAATAGTAATTTCGGATTTGGAACAACTGAGCAACAATACGAGCCTGGTTATCCAATTATAAAGCATAAAGCATTTCCTTATCCAGAATCAAGAGCTTTTAAAATTCTTGATGATCCAACATGTATCCCTTGTCTGAAAGTGATTGGTGAATTCAATAAAAGGAAATATCCATACCGCCCATATTCAATTTTAAATATTTCTGCAATGTCCTTTGGATCCTTAAGCAAGAACGCAGTCCTTGCTATCAACAAAGGAGCACATATTGCTGGAGCTTTCCATAATACGGGAGAAGGTGGTTTGTCTCCGTACCATTTGAACGGTGCAGACGTTGTGTGGCAAATGGGTACTGGATATTTTGGCGCAAGAGATGCAAATGGAAGATTCAATATCAATGTTTTGAAAGAAAAAATTGGGTCAACACCTCATGTAAGAGCAATCGAGATTAAACTTTCCCAAGGCGCCAAACCAGGAAAAGGTGGAATACTGCCAGGTGTAAAAGTCAATAAAGAAATCGCAAGAATCCGCCATGTCGAAATAGGTAAGGATTGTATATCTCCGAACTCGCATTCCGAATTCTCAAGCGTTCCGGAAATGATAGACTTTATAGAAATGATCGCTTCAGAAACAGGACTACCCGTTGGAATCAAAAGTGCTGTGGGCGAAATAGAATTCTGGATAGACCTAGCAAAGGAAATGAAGAAAAGAAAAAAAGGTCCCGACTTTATCGCCATAGATGGAGGAGAAGGAGGAACGGGTGCAGCACCTCTAACTTATGCGGATCACGTTTCACTTCCTTTTAAGATCGCCTTTCAGAGAGTTTACACAACATTTCAACAATATGGAGTATCCGAACGAATCGTATGGATTGGAGCAGGAAAATTAGGATTTCCAGACCGAGCTGTAGTTGCTATTGCTATGGGTTGTGACCTAATCTATGTTGCACGAGAAGTAATGCTTTCCATTGGATGCATCCAAGCCGAGAAGTGTCACACAGACCATTGTCCAGCGGGAGTCGCGACACAAAATTGGTGGTTACAAAAAGGATTGAATCCCACGAGTAAGTCTCAACGTGCAGGAAAATATTTACAAGGATTTCGAAAAGAACTTCTATCGCTCGCTCATTCTTGTGGGTACGAACATCCTTCGCAATTCACTGGTAAGGACATCGAAATATCAATGGGTATGAATCGCTTCATAACACTTGAAGATCAATTGGGTTACAAACGGGATGATTGTAAATTCACTAAAATGGAAGACTATGCAAATTTTCCTGCTCGTTAA
- the ppnN gene encoding nucleotide 5'-monophosphate nucleosidase PpnN: MKNISQTNSNNFAEPISTQIYPLGTLNTLSKKEIARLSQATDEVGMILRQCALAVLNSGEQGDDAESMLEKYKNFSLQVHEVNRGIHLDLKDAPECAFVDGKMIRGIRELLSAVIRDITYFHCEIKNESDYDDKNPSFISNSVFEILRNANILNSQIEPNLVVCWGGHSIPRGEYDYSKTVGYQLGLRGLDICTGCGPGAMKGPMKGATFGRAKQRTLPGRYIGVTEPSIIAAESPNPIVNQLVILPDIEKRLEAFVRIAHGIIIFPGGAGTAEEILYLLGILLQPENENLQLPMIFTGPASSKDYFQKIDDFLNFTLGNEATKRYKIIIDDPTEVARHMNYRISEVKDSRITNNESFYFNWNLKIPNEFQIPFDPTHEAMSSIELNRSLPKDILAANLRKVFSGIVAGNIKANGIQRIREFGPFEIHGELELMKAIDSLLNYFVQQGRMKMASSNYIPCYTIKKV, encoded by the coding sequence ATGAAAAATATATCACAAACCAACTCTAATAATTTTGCCGAGCCAATCTCTACACAGATTTATCCACTTGGAACGCTAAACACATTATCAAAGAAGGAAATTGCAAGACTTTCTCAAGCGACCGATGAAGTGGGAATGATTCTTCGTCAATGCGCACTTGCTGTTCTAAATTCTGGTGAGCAAGGTGATGATGCAGAATCTATGCTTGAAAAGTATAAAAATTTTAGCCTTCAAGTTCATGAAGTCAATCGGGGAATTCATCTTGATCTAAAGGATGCTCCTGAATGCGCATTTGTTGATGGTAAAATGATTCGCGGAATTCGGGAGTTGCTATCAGCTGTTATTCGAGATATTACTTACTTCCATTGTGAGATAAAGAATGAGAGCGACTATGATGATAAGAATCCTTCATTTATATCGAATAGTGTATTTGAAATATTAAGAAATGCAAATATACTAAATTCACAGATTGAACCCAACTTGGTCGTTTGCTGGGGTGGGCACTCGATACCAAGAGGAGAATATGATTATTCCAAAACAGTAGGATATCAATTAGGTCTTCGAGGCTTAGATATCTGCACAGGTTGTGGACCTGGTGCAATGAAAGGACCAATGAAAGGCGCAACTTTTGGACGAGCTAAACAGAGAACTTTACCTGGAAGATACATCGGTGTCACAGAACCAAGTATAATTGCCGCTGAATCCCCGAATCCAATTGTGAATCAACTTGTGATTTTGCCGGACATAGAAAAAAGGCTGGAGGCATTTGTACGAATTGCACATGGAATTATAATATTTCCTGGGGGTGCTGGAACCGCCGAGGAAATTCTTTATTTACTAGGAATTCTTCTGCAACCAGAAAATGAAAATTTGCAATTGCCAATGATTTTTACAGGACCTGCAAGTTCAAAAGACTATTTCCAAAAGATTGATGATTTTTTGAATTTTACCCTAGGTAATGAGGCAACAAAGCGCTACAAAATCATAATCGATGATCCAACAGAAGTGGCTAGACATATGAATTACCGAATTTCAGAAGTCAAAGATTCACGTATTACAAACAATGAATCCTTTTATTTCAATTGGAACCTCAAGATTCCAAATGAGTTTCAAATTCCTTTTGATCCAACTCATGAAGCCATGTCCTCCATTGAATTAAATAGGTCATTGCCTAAGGACATTTTGGCTGCCAATCTTCGGAAAGTTTTCTCTGGAATAGTTGCTGGTAATATTAAAGCAAATGGAATTCAAAGAATTCGGGAATTTGGCCCTTTTGAAATCCATGGAGAATTAGAATTGATGAAGGCTATTGATTCGCTTCTAAATTATTTTGTTCAACAAGGAAGAATGAAGATGGCAAGTTCGAATTATATTCCCTGTTATACAATTAAGAAAGTATGA